The Propionibacterium freudenreichii subsp. freudenreichii genome contains a region encoding:
- a CDS encoding anaerobic glycerol-3-phosphate dehydrogenase subunit C, with amino-acid sequence MTELKNTEASVEADEESRVQDRPGSLGPGATVWEHLAQVSPRIKNNPNTYEAQQLNRASLDQCVKCTICETQCPVAKATPLFSGPKFVGPQAERFRNGESVDHTLDYCSSCGICTLDCPQGVRIAELNSMARAVMKQGHMPLRDRIITQTELEGKLLTPFAPVANWALKQKPIRVAVEKVVGVHRNAPMPVAQSQSVQGWLKKRKGPAARRPGQPDRGPVVFFTGCAGSYFEVETSKKTIEVLEHLGFEVLVPKQGCCGLAEQSNGLFNGARAHVRKLCAQLNAAGKDLTIISSSGSCAGMIKHEAHEIMGVDDPEVMSVGTRMRETSEFLLEMYDEGQLPTDFVRIDMKLPYHAPCQVKSQGMGMPAIRLMELVPGIEVVESGENCCGIAGTYGLKKEKYDVAQEVGKNLFRKVKETNDKLAVCDTETCRWQIRNSTGVPTVHPIHVIHAAYGLSSIHSPQV; translated from the coding sequence ATGACCGAGCTGAAGAACACCGAAGCATCCGTCGAGGCCGACGAGGAGTCGCGCGTGCAGGACCGACCCGGGAGCCTCGGCCCGGGGGCCACGGTCTGGGAGCACCTGGCCCAGGTCAGTCCCCGGATCAAGAACAATCCGAACACCTATGAGGCGCAGCAGCTCAATCGGGCCTCGCTGGACCAGTGCGTCAAGTGCACGATCTGTGAGACGCAGTGTCCGGTGGCCAAGGCCACCCCGCTGTTCAGCGGACCCAAGTTCGTCGGCCCGCAGGCGGAGCGGTTCCGCAATGGCGAGTCGGTGGATCACACGCTCGACTACTGCTCCAGCTGCGGCATCTGCACGCTGGACTGCCCCCAGGGCGTGCGCATCGCCGAACTCAACTCGATGGCGCGCGCCGTGATGAAGCAGGGCCACATGCCCCTGCGCGACCGCATCATCACCCAGACCGAGCTCGAGGGCAAGCTGCTCACCCCGTTCGCCCCCGTGGCCAACTGGGCACTCAAGCAGAAGCCGATCCGGGTGGCCGTCGAGAAGGTCGTCGGCGTGCACCGCAATGCCCCCATGCCCGTGGCCCAGAGCCAGAGCGTCCAGGGCTGGCTGAAGAAGCGCAAGGGACCCGCGGCCCGCCGGCCCGGACAGCCCGACCGCGGTCCGGTGGTCTTCTTCACCGGATGCGCCGGCAGCTACTTCGAGGTGGAGACCTCCAAGAAGACGATCGAGGTGCTCGAGCACCTGGGCTTCGAGGTCCTGGTACCCAAGCAGGGCTGCTGCGGATTGGCCGAACAGTCGAACGGCCTGTTCAACGGCGCCCGCGCCCATGTGCGCAAGCTGTGCGCCCAGCTCAACGCCGCCGGCAAGGACCTCACGATCATCTCCAGCTCGGGTTCCTGCGCGGGAATGATCAAGCACGAGGCCCACGAGATCATGGGCGTCGATGACCCCGAGGTGATGAGCGTCGGCACGAGGATGCGTGAGACGAGCGAGTTCCTGCTGGAGATGTACGACGAGGGTCAGCTGCCCACCGATTTCGTGCGGATCGACATGAAGCTTCCCTACCATGCGCCGTGCCAGGTGAAGAGCCAGGGCATGGGCATGCCGGCGATCCGGCTGATGGAGCTGGTGCCCGGCATCGAGGTCGTCGAGTCCGGGGAGAACTGCTGCGGCATCGCCGGCACCTACGGCTTGAAGAAGGAGAAGTACGACGTGGCCCAGGAAGTGGGCAAGAACCTCTTCCGGAAGGTGAAGGAGACCAACGACAAGTTGGCGGTCTGCGACACCGAGACCTGCCGCTGGCAGATCCGCAACTCAACCGGCGTGCCCACCGTGCATCCCATCCACGTGATCCACGCCGCCTATGGACTGTCGAGCATCCACAGCCCCCAGGTCTGA
- the glpB gene encoding glycerol-3-phosphate dehydrogenase subunit GlpB translates to MRDVVVIGAGLSGLLAAIRLRRAGLAVTMVHKGRGGLQLGQGTIDLLGYRPDRVARPLDELDDFLAVQHRDNDITHPYAHIGVDAIREGAEYLAELLGEGFLMGDPAVNVALPTAIGALRPTALYQPSMAEGVISLDPATPGALHDGSKLVVVGIREFKDFTPELIAGNLERTELPAGGHLQARAAWVSFPARKGEVDSTGLNIARALDDPNRRGALVRQLKKLVEHGETIALPAVLGDEDPGAFADIRRQVGSPLFEIPVPPPSVPGMRLNDELIRHAKRERVEIILGSKVTGADATDGHLDAAVVGTSGHDTHLKARTFLLAAGGFESGTLELDSYQKLSETILGLPLAVPAGELINDTWAGQQPLFRAGVATNDDMVVVDPATGQPVHDNLWAAGGVLAGAQRWDEKTGDGIAVASAVRAADAIISNLAGGQR, encoded by the coding sequence ATGAGGGACGTCGTAGTCATCGGGGCAGGCCTGTCGGGCCTGCTGGCCGCGATCCGGCTGCGCCGGGCCGGCCTGGCCGTCACCATGGTTCACAAGGGCAGGGGCGGCCTCCAACTGGGCCAGGGCACCATCGACCTGTTGGGATACCGACCCGACCGGGTCGCCCGTCCGCTCGACGAGTTGGACGACTTCCTGGCCGTCCAGCATCGCGACAATGACATCACCCATCCCTACGCGCACATCGGCGTCGATGCCATCCGCGAGGGTGCGGAGTACCTGGCCGAACTACTCGGCGAGGGATTCCTGATGGGCGATCCTGCGGTCAACGTGGCACTGCCGACGGCCATCGGGGCCCTGCGTCCCACGGCGCTGTACCAGCCGTCGATGGCAGAGGGCGTCATCAGCCTCGATCCCGCCACGCCCGGTGCGCTGCATGATGGTTCGAAGCTGGTCGTGGTCGGCATCCGGGAGTTCAAGGACTTCACCCCCGAACTGATCGCCGGCAACCTGGAACGCACCGAGCTCCCCGCAGGGGGCCATCTGCAGGCCCGCGCAGCGTGGGTGAGCTTCCCGGCCCGCAAGGGCGAGGTCGACTCGACCGGGCTCAACATCGCCCGCGCGCTGGACGACCCCAACCGTCGCGGTGCACTGGTGCGCCAGCTCAAGAAGCTCGTGGAGCACGGCGAGACCATCGCCCTGCCCGCCGTGCTCGGCGACGAGGACCCGGGCGCGTTCGCCGACATCCGCCGACAGGTGGGCAGCCCCCTCTTCGAGATCCCGGTGCCCCCGCCCAGCGTGCCGGGGATGCGCCTCAATGATGAACTGATCCGCCATGCGAAGCGTGAGCGGGTGGAGATCATCCTGGGCAGCAAGGTCACGGGGGCCGACGCCACCGACGGCCACCTTGATGCGGCCGTGGTGGGTACCTCGGGCCATGACACGCACCTGAAGGCCAGGACCTTCCTCCTGGCGGCCGGAGGCTTCGAGTCGGGGACCCTGGAACTGGATTCCTACCAGAAGCTGTCGGAAACGATCCTCGGACTTCCGCTGGCGGTGCCGGCCGGAGAACTGATCAATGACACCTGGGCCGGCCAGCAGCCGCTGTTCCGTGCAGGTGTCGCCACCAACGACGACATGGTCGTGGTCGATCCGGCAACGGGTCAGCCCGTCCATGACAATCTCTGGGCCGCTGGCGGCGTGCTGGCCGGTGCCCAACGGTGGGACGAGAAGACCGGTGACGGCATTGCCGTGGCCAGCGCAGTACGCGCCGCTGATGCGATCATCAGCAATCTTGCGGGAGGACAGCGATGA
- a CDS encoding sugar-binding transcriptional regulator, whose protein sequence is MAEREDDLYRTALLYYVQGESMDAIAHQLGVSRSTVSRHIKLARDTGVVRITLTHPRGAHSALEDMLQRRFGVNAHVVTMKDAVSDVGRLDRVARVAASVLGEAVQDGTMLGIAWGTTIAAVTAHLQSKPVNGVTLVQLNGAANDRTTGIDYVSNIMSRFAQAYDAESLLFPVPAFFDYAETREALWRERSIARVREMQLQCGLAVFGVGSVAGGLPSHVYSSGYLDDEARAELSRDHVVGDVCTVLLRQDGSWADIALNTRASGPTPLQLRRIPRRLGVVAGVGKARALVAALRAQVMTDLVVDEKTARVALDLSQ, encoded by the coding sequence ATGGCTGAACGCGAGGACGATCTGTATCGCACGGCATTGTTGTATTACGTGCAGGGGGAGTCCATGGATGCGATCGCCCACCAGCTCGGTGTCTCACGCTCCACGGTTTCCCGGCACATAAAGCTGGCCCGCGATACCGGTGTGGTTCGCATCACCCTGACCCATCCACGTGGCGCGCATTCGGCACTGGAGGACATGCTGCAACGTCGTTTCGGCGTCAATGCCCACGTGGTGACGATGAAGGATGCGGTGTCGGATGTCGGTCGCCTCGACCGGGTGGCCAGGGTCGCGGCGAGCGTCCTGGGCGAGGCCGTCCAGGACGGCACCATGCTCGGTATCGCCTGGGGCACCACGATTGCCGCGGTGACCGCCCACCTGCAGTCGAAGCCGGTCAACGGCGTCACCCTGGTGCAGCTCAACGGAGCCGCCAATGACCGCACCACCGGCATCGACTATGTGTCGAACATCATGTCCCGTTTCGCCCAGGCCTATGACGCCGAATCGCTGTTGTTCCCGGTGCCGGCCTTCTTCGATTATGCGGAGACGCGCGAGGCCCTGTGGCGCGAACGCTCGATCGCCCGGGTGCGCGAGATGCAATTGCAGTGCGGCCTGGCGGTCTTCGGTGTCGGATCGGTGGCCGGCGGACTGCCCAGCCATGTGTATTCCTCCGGGTACCTGGATGATGAGGCCCGCGCGGAACTCAGCCGCGATCACGTCGTGGGAGATGTCTGCACGGTCCTGCTGCGCCAGGACGGGAGCTGGGCCGATATCGCGTTGAACACGCGGGCCTCGGGTCCCACTCCCCTACAGCTACGAAGGATCCCCCGCCGCCTGGGCGTGGTTGCCGGGGTCGGCAAGGCCCGTGCCCTGGTGGCCGCGCTGCGCGCCCAGGTGATGACCGACCTGGTGGTGGACGAGAAGACGGCCCGGGTCGCCCTGGACCTGTCGCAGTAA
- the glpA gene encoding anaerobic glycerol-3-phosphate dehydrogenase subunit GlpA — protein MADMSVDVVVIGGGATGTGVARDVAMRGFSVVLVDRADLAQGTTGRYHGLLHSGGRYVISDPESARECAEENAIITRIHANAVEQTGGLFVVTPEDSEEYSDGFMAGAEKADMPAEEISVAQALAREPRLNKGIKRAFAVCDGTVDGWAMVWGAAESAKEHGATILTYHQVDKIHRVGDQITGVECVDRKAGGRLSIDCRFVINAGGPWAGHIAEMAGCHDVEVVPGRGIMIAMNHRLVNTVVNRCIKPADGDIIVPVHTVAIVGTTDVKADDPDRLPIPRNEVQQMLDSGEALVPGFRQARAVHAWAGARPLVKDNRVSAGDTRHMSRGMAVLDHQERDGVNGLLTISGGKLTTYRLMAKRIVDIMCEELGEDRRCTTDQEVVPTARHQHTYRVTHRLEERDHGFQKDQIICECELMSREMFVDLAEENPHATLDDLRRRLRLGMGPCQGGFCSSRAAGLLCSSGIQDSAEATEELREFLKHRWIGLWPIVAGAQVRQTALDEWIARGTLDIDHAPGTQNPPERYPVGAGANGTENAEVAR, from the coding sequence ATGGCGGACATGTCTGTGGACGTCGTCGTAATCGGCGGCGGTGCCACGGGGACTGGGGTGGCACGCGATGTCGCGATGCGAGGGTTCAGCGTGGTGCTTGTCGACCGCGCCGACCTGGCGCAGGGCACGACGGGGCGTTACCACGGCCTACTTCACTCGGGCGGGCGATATGTGATCTCCGATCCCGAATCAGCGCGCGAGTGCGCTGAGGAGAATGCGATCATCACGCGGATCCACGCCAATGCGGTGGAGCAGACCGGCGGCCTGTTCGTGGTGACCCCCGAGGACTCCGAGGAATACTCCGATGGGTTCATGGCGGGGGCCGAGAAGGCCGACATGCCCGCCGAGGAGATCAGCGTGGCCCAGGCACTGGCGCGTGAGCCCCGCCTGAACAAGGGCATCAAGCGGGCCTTCGCCGTGTGCGACGGCACCGTCGACGGTTGGGCCATGGTGTGGGGCGCCGCAGAGTCCGCCAAGGAACACGGCGCCACGATCCTCACCTACCACCAGGTGGACAAGATCCATCGCGTCGGTGACCAGATCACCGGTGTGGAATGCGTCGACCGCAAGGCGGGCGGGCGCTTGTCGATCGACTGCCGCTTCGTGATCAACGCCGGGGGCCCTTGGGCGGGTCACATCGCCGAGATGGCCGGCTGCCACGACGTGGAGGTCGTGCCCGGTCGCGGCATCATGATCGCCATGAACCATCGCCTGGTGAACACGGTGGTCAACCGCTGCATCAAGCCCGCCGATGGCGACATCATCGTTCCGGTGCACACCGTGGCCATCGTCGGGACCACCGACGTGAAGGCCGACGATCCCGATCGACTTCCCATCCCGCGCAACGAGGTCCAGCAGATGTTGGACTCCGGCGAGGCGCTGGTCCCCGGATTCCGCCAGGCCCGGGCGGTGCATGCCTGGGCCGGCGCACGCCCGCTGGTCAAGGACAACCGGGTTTCCGCCGGCGACACCCGCCACATGAGCCGCGGCATGGCCGTGTTGGACCATCAGGAACGCGATGGGGTCAATGGCCTGCTCACCATCAGCGGCGGCAAGCTCACGACCTACCGCCTGATGGCCAAGCGCATCGTCGACATCATGTGCGAGGAGCTCGGGGAGGACCGCCGCTGCACCACCGACCAGGAGGTCGTGCCGACGGCCCGCCACCAGCACACCTACCGGGTGACCCACCGACTGGAGGAGCGTGACCACGGCTTCCAGAAGGACCAGATCATCTGCGAGTGCGAGCTGATGAGCCGCGAGATGTTCGTGGACCTGGCAGAAGAGAACCCGCACGCCACGCTGGACGACCTGCGTCGCCGGCTGCGGTTGGGCATGGGTCCCTGTCAGGGCGGCTTCTGTTCCTCGCGGGCCGCCGGACTGTTGTGCTCCTCCGGCATCCAGGATTCCGCCGAGGCCACCGAGGAACTGCGCGAATTCCTCAAGCACCGCTGGATCGGCCTGTGGCCCATCGTGGCCGGCGCCCAGGTGCGCCAGACAGCGCTCGATGAGTGGATTGCCCGCGGCACCCTCGACATCGACCACGCCCCGGGTACGCAGAATCCGCCGGAACGCTATCCGGTGGGCGCAGGGGCCAACGGCACTGAGAACGCGGAGGTTGCACGATGA
- a CDS encoding AEC family transporter: protein MIDVLSGFATIWVVIGIGAFLGHLGILGDQAATILSRLSFFVGLPPLMFRALSHADLGRIFNLNVVVSVLAIIVAAGLYLLVGVLRWHAGLSHRVIGVFCSCYVNANNMGLPIAAYVMKDTSWVAPILLIQSALLQPIGLTLLDVVHSHSRGVHSSWLHNVTIPVRNPMTIGVLAGLVANLIGWQPPALVGNTLDLLAGIAVPCMLIAFGISLLKGPLPGRVDTAETVFLSVIKTLVQPVVALALARLFGLDLVATLAVVVMAGLPTAQNVFVFASRYDTNVRLARDVIFITTFASIPVIMALTAAVHMLA from the coding sequence GTGATCGATGTGCTGAGCGGTTTCGCCACCATCTGGGTGGTGATCGGTATCGGCGCATTCCTGGGACACCTCGGAATCCTGGGCGACCAGGCAGCCACGATCCTGAGCCGGCTGTCCTTCTTCGTCGGCCTGCCCCCGCTCATGTTCCGGGCCCTGTCACATGCCGACCTGGGCCGTATCTTCAACCTGAACGTGGTGGTGTCGGTGTTGGCGATCATCGTCGCCGCCGGCCTCTACCTGTTGGTCGGCGTCCTGCGCTGGCACGCCGGCCTGTCGCATCGGGTGATCGGCGTCTTCTGCTCCTGCTACGTCAATGCCAATAACATGGGCCTGCCGATCGCCGCCTATGTGATGAAGGACACCAGCTGGGTTGCCCCCATCCTGCTGATCCAGTCCGCGCTGCTGCAGCCCATCGGCCTGACCCTGTTGGACGTGGTGCACTCCCATTCCCGGGGCGTGCACAGTTCCTGGCTCCACAATGTGACGATCCCGGTCCGCAACCCCATGACCATCGGGGTGCTGGCGGGGCTGGTGGCGAACCTCATCGGGTGGCAACCGCCTGCCCTGGTGGGAAACACCCTCGATCTGCTGGCGGGTATCGCCGTCCCCTGCATGTTGATCGCCTTCGGGATCTCCCTGCTGAAGGGGCCCCTGCCGGGGCGCGTCGACACCGCGGAAACGGTGTTCCTGTCGGTGATCAAGACCCTGGTCCAACCCGTGGTCGCCCTGGCCCTCGCACGCCTGTTCGGCCTCGACTTGGTGGCGACCCTGGCGGTGGTGGTGATGGCGGGATTGCCCACCGCCCAGAATGTCTTCGTCTTTGCGTCCCGCTATGACACCAATGTGCGTCTGGCACGCGATGTGATCTTCATCACCACTTTCGCCTCGATACCGGTGATCATGGCGCTCACCGCGGCTGTGCACATGCTGGCCTGA
- a CDS encoding vitamin B12-dependent ribonucleotide reductase, whose product MTQTTSTAGQTGQKPGGLRVSRVFSRPDVHPYDEVTWERRDVVQTNWKTGEVVFEQKDVEFPDFWSVNASTIVTTKYFRGALGTDQRESSLKQLIDRVVKKYSATGLAEGYFASPEDAEVFEQELTWMLVHQYFSFNSPVWFNVGTASPQQVSACFILSVDDSMESILNWYKEEGMIFKGGSGAGLNLSRIRSSKELLRSSGGTASGPVSFMRGADASAGTIKSGGATRRAAKMVVLDVDHPDIEEFVETKAREEDKIRALRDAGFDMDLGGRDITSVQYQNANNSVRVSDEFMQAVQDGTPFGLKARTTGEVIEEVDAKDLWGKIAKAAWECADPGMQYDGTINSWHTTPESGRINASNPCSEYMSLDNSSCNLASLNLLKFLRDDDSFDTELFTKAVELIITAMDISICFADFPTEAIGDTTRDYRQLGIGYANLGALLMALGKGYDSEGGRALAAAITSLMTGTAYRRSAEMAGVVGPYKGYARNAESHQRVIRKHGAANEALDNVAAIDTEVRRAAQHEWDKADVMGQANGFRNAQASVLAPTGTIGFMMDCDTTGIEPDFSLVKFKKLVGGGSMQMVNHTVERALTNLGYDATTRQSIVDYVAEKGNVVGAPGLREADYEVFDTAMGVRAIAPMGHVRMMAAVQPFLSGAISKTVNLPESATVEEIADVYMQGWKLGLKALAVYRDNCKVGQPLSSGNQGKDDNKSTTDQAKPEVRVEYRPRRRRLPKSRAGRTTSFSVAGAEGYMTTGAYSEGQLGEIFLKLGKQGSTLSGVMDAFSIAVSIGLQYGVPLESFVQKFTNLKFEPAGMTDDPDIRIAQSILDYVFRRLALDYLDFDERGELGIYTADERAHYVETGSYLSEEDEASLPESEQLKNDAGDDLKVDQAGAHQPSLIDAADVRPVEVESSDGHAPHTTTEMMEDIIGQAFDAPLCMTCGSKMRPSGSCYVCESCGSTSGCS is encoded by the coding sequence ATGACACAGACCACGAGCACGGCCGGGCAGACCGGGCAGAAGCCGGGAGGCCTGCGCGTCTCCCGCGTTTTCAGCCGGCCCGATGTGCATCCCTATGACGAGGTCACCTGGGAGCGTCGAGATGTGGTGCAGACCAACTGGAAGACCGGTGAGGTCGTCTTCGAGCAGAAGGACGTCGAGTTTCCTGATTTCTGGAGCGTCAACGCCTCCACGATCGTCACGACGAAGTACTTCCGCGGTGCCCTGGGAACCGATCAGCGCGAGTCGAGCCTCAAGCAGCTGATCGACCGCGTGGTCAAGAAGTATTCGGCCACGGGCCTGGCGGAGGGCTATTTCGCCTCCCCGGAGGACGCCGAGGTGTTCGAGCAGGAGCTGACCTGGATGCTCGTGCACCAGTACTTCAGCTTCAACTCGCCGGTGTGGTTCAACGTGGGCACCGCGAGCCCGCAACAGGTCAGTGCCTGCTTCATCCTGTCGGTTGATGACTCCATGGAGTCGATCCTCAACTGGTACAAGGAGGAGGGCATGATCTTCAAGGGGGGATCGGGCGCCGGCCTCAACCTCTCCCGGATCCGTTCCTCCAAGGAGTTGCTGCGCTCCAGCGGCGGCACCGCGTCCGGACCGGTCAGCTTCATGCGGGGCGCCGACGCCTCCGCCGGGACGATCAAGTCCGGTGGGGCCACCCGTCGTGCCGCCAAGATGGTCGTCCTCGACGTGGATCACCCCGACATCGAGGAATTCGTGGAGACGAAGGCGCGCGAGGAGGACAAGATCCGCGCCCTGCGCGATGCCGGCTTCGACATGGACCTGGGCGGACGCGACATCACCTCGGTGCAGTACCAGAACGCCAACAACTCGGTGCGTGTCTCCGACGAGTTCATGCAGGCGGTGCAGGACGGCACCCCGTTCGGCCTCAAGGCCCGCACCACCGGTGAGGTGATCGAGGAGGTCGACGCGAAGGACCTGTGGGGGAAGATCGCCAAGGCCGCCTGGGAGTGCGCCGATCCCGGCATGCAGTATGACGGCACGATCAACTCGTGGCACACTACGCCGGAGTCGGGACGCATCAATGCCTCGAACCCCTGCAGTGAGTACATGAGCCTGGACAACAGCTCCTGCAACCTGGCCAGCCTCAACCTGCTGAAGTTCCTGCGTGACGATGACAGCTTCGACACCGAGTTGTTCACCAAGGCGGTCGAACTCATCATCACGGCCATGGACATCTCGATCTGCTTCGCGGATTTCCCGACCGAGGCCATCGGGGACACCACGCGTGACTACCGCCAGCTCGGCATCGGCTATGCGAACCTCGGTGCGCTGCTGATGGCGCTCGGGAAGGGCTATGACTCCGAGGGCGGTCGTGCCCTGGCGGCGGCCATCACCTCGTTGATGACCGGTACCGCCTACCGTCGCAGCGCAGAAATGGCCGGCGTCGTGGGGCCCTACAAGGGCTACGCGCGCAACGCCGAGAGCCACCAGCGGGTCATCCGCAAGCACGGCGCAGCCAACGAGGCGCTCGACAATGTGGCCGCGATCGACACCGAGGTGCGCCGGGCTGCCCAGCATGAGTGGGACAAGGCCGACGTCATGGGGCAGGCCAATGGCTTCCGCAATGCGCAGGCCTCGGTGCTGGCCCCCACCGGCACCATCGGTTTCATGATGGATTGCGACACCACGGGTATCGAGCCGGACTTCTCGCTGGTCAAGTTCAAGAAGCTCGTCGGTGGTGGGTCCATGCAGATGGTGAACCACACCGTGGAGCGGGCCCTGACGAATCTGGGCTATGACGCCACCACCCGTCAGTCGATCGTCGACTACGTGGCTGAGAAGGGCAATGTCGTGGGTGCCCCCGGCCTGCGGGAGGCCGACTACGAGGTCTTCGACACCGCCATGGGCGTGCGGGCCATTGCCCCGATGGGCCATGTGCGCATGATGGCTGCGGTGCAGCCCTTCCTGTCGGGCGCCATCTCCAAGACCGTGAACCTTCCGGAGAGCGCCACCGTCGAGGAAATCGCCGACGTCTACATGCAGGGTTGGAAGCTCGGCCTCAAGGCCCTGGCCGTCTACCGCGACAACTGCAAGGTCGGCCAGCCCCTGAGCAGTGGCAATCAGGGCAAGGACGACAACAAGTCGACGACCGATCAGGCCAAGCCCGAGGTGCGCGTCGAATATCGCCCGCGTCGTCGCCGCCTGCCCAAGAGCCGCGCCGGTCGCACGACGAGCTTCTCCGTGGCCGGTGCCGAGGGCTATATGACCACCGGCGCCTACTCCGAGGGCCAACTCGGTGAGATCTTCCTCAAGCTCGGCAAGCAGGGCTCCACGTTGTCGGGTGTGATGGATGCCTTCTCGATCGCCGTGTCCATCGGCCTGCAATACGGTGTGCCGTTGGAGAGCTTCGTGCAGAAGTTCACCAACCTGAAGTTCGAGCCTGCCGGCATGACCGACGACCCCGACATCCGCATCGCCCAGTCGATCCTCGACTATGTCTTCCGCCGCCTGGCGCTGGACTACCTCGACTTCGACGAGCGCGGCGAGCTGGGCATCTACACCGCCGACGAGCGTGCCCACTACGTGGAGACGGGTTCCTATCTGTCGGAGGAGGACGAGGCATCATTGCCCGAGAGCGAACAGCTGAAGAACGACGCCGGGGATGACCTGAAGGTCGACCAGGCCGGCGCGCACCAGCCGAGCCTGATCGATGCGGCAGATGTGCGCCCGGTGGAGGTCGAATCCTCTGACGGCCATGCACCGCACACCACCACCGAGATGATGGAGGACATCATCGGGCAGGCCTTCGATGCACCGCTGTGCATGACCTGCGGTTCCAAGATGCGTCCGAGCGGATCCTGCTACGTCTGCGAGAGCTGCGGCTCGACCAGCGGCTGCAGCTGA
- a CDS encoding patatin-like phospholipase family protein has translation MPHLHSNVLHTALIFEGGGMRASYTAAVAVALLEAGIHIDWVAGISAGASNTANYISRDPLRARRSFVDFVGDRRFGGLGSLVHGRGWFDAKYIYEQTGGPDQALPFDWATFVDNPARANVAAVRMDTGEQVWFTKADMPTMPDLMRRVRVSSTMPGLMPPVTIGGTDYVDGALGPNGGIALDRAQDAGFDKFLVVLTRERDYVKTPPDRAQLAIYRAMFHRHPAVIDALVHRHLGYNATREELFDLQADGHAYLFVPQTMPVSNVERDVGRLRESYRAGLRQAAHELPDIAEFLGVEPAPLAEADR, from the coding sequence ATGCCCCACCTCCACAGCAATGTCCTGCATACCGCCCTGATCTTCGAAGGGGGTGGCATGCGCGCCAGTTACACCGCAGCCGTGGCCGTCGCACTGCTGGAGGCAGGCATCCACATCGACTGGGTGGCGGGGATCTCGGCGGGCGCGTCGAATACGGCGAACTACATCTCGCGCGATCCCCTGCGCGCGCGGCGCTCCTTCGTCGATTTCGTGGGAGATCGGCGGTTCGGGGGCCTGGGCAGTCTGGTGCATGGCCGCGGCTGGTTCGATGCGAAGTACATCTATGAGCAGACCGGCGGCCCCGATCAGGCGCTTCCCTTCGACTGGGCCACCTTCGTGGACAATCCGGCCCGGGCCAATGTCGCTGCCGTACGGATGGACACCGGCGAGCAGGTCTGGTTCACCAAGGCGGACATGCCCACCATGCCCGATCTGATGCGTCGGGTCCGGGTCTCCTCGACGATGCCGGGCCTCATGCCGCCGGTGACGATCGGGGGTACCGACTATGTGGACGGGGCGTTGGGGCCGAACGGTGGGATCGCGCTGGACCGGGCGCAGGACGCCGGCTTCGACAAATTCCTGGTGGTGCTGACCCGGGAACGCGACTACGTCAAGACTCCCCCGGACCGGGCCCAGCTGGCGATCTACCGGGCCATGTTCCACCGTCATCCTGCCGTCATCGATGCGCTGGTCCACCGGCATCTGGGGTACAACGCCACACGCGAGGAACTGTTTGACCTGCAAGCAGATGGCCATGCGTACCTGTTCGTGCCGCAGACGATGCCGGTGAGCAATGTGGAGCGTGACGTCGGCCGCCTCAGGGAGTCCTACCGCGCCGGATTGCGCCAGGCGGCCCACGAGCTGCCGGACATCGCAGAATTCCTCGGCGTGGAGCCTGCGCCACTGGCCGAGGCGGACCGCTGA